The genomic interval tgttaACCTTCTCCTTTCAGATTGTATACCGTCCATTTTTGTAACTTCGTGTCTcttcaaaccatgacattggcagaatcaccgaaagtccggtggaagccataatatagaaaagaaagaaagaaagtacGTATCAAAAAAGCATAGATTTACATGGCATAGACTAAAGAATTGAAGTTCTATTCACGAAGCTACAAATCTTTTGTAACAAAAGGCACTTCTTATTTATTCTCTTTCTATCTCTTTAGTTACAGTATATATGGGCTCTGACAGCAAACCGCCGACTTCGTACGACTTGTACTTAtccttgttgtactcatattatgcaaataaaagtttgaatttgaattttgattttctaTGCGTACGACTATTATACTACAAGATGTTATAATATGATGTTGAAAAGTTAgtccatattttttattcacaaaatttttaaaacggaCTTTACATCATATTTTGAATGAATACATATGATGGAAAAGTCCGTTTTACATATCTTCTTCTTTAATTTAAGAGCTATCTCTtccataattaaaactaaatattattacaatctTGCAGACTGTGTAGTCAACACTATGGTAGTAGTTTCCACAGGatatgcaaaaaataaataatagtttaaaaaaactaaaaaactacgcttttattgctaatcaaactaaaaaatagaaaataaaaattaatgacaaaggaattcagtagtagcaagtcgaacaatcagttatagtcagttgtagtagtaattacctcggattaaaattataacaaaattaaatttataaacaaaacaatttaaatcagagtaaaaagtgtggggtgcctgatgtagtaaatattaaaatcattctattagcatatatttatgacaagagagttatgaaaatgaagtaaaatgcaccccacgctttttactctgatttaaattgttttgtttataaatttaattttgttataattttaatccgaggtaattactactacaactgactataactgattgttcgacttgctactactgaattcctttgtcattaatttttattttctattttttagtttgattagcaataaaagcgtagttttttagtttttttaaactattatttattttctattttttagtttgatttgcaataaaacgggtagttttttagtttttttatacaattattttttggaagttaacacttctggtataactatcttactagaaaagactttcgcaaccatgcgcccatcgccggaggttttcacaactaactttcttaaagttatatgtggcctgattggattaaatctcataatattctcatcatcatgattctttttaaggcgatgggcttgcaacctgtcactatttgaatctcaattctatcttaaagccaaataactgaacgtggcctatcagtctttacaagactgttggctctgtctaccccgcaagggatatagacgtgattatatgtatgtatgatgattgttaaacccagttgaaaagaattttatagtgataaatcactgttaataatatttttgactatccagcaaacgtaataattttcgattgtggccttgccaggaatcaaaccacaagattaagaggcagattgatacaggaacaaaaatatttcaaacatacctccactgcctttacaaccaggaacgcaacaaagtttatctgaagacatcgtggcacttttgttgtaaaatctgtctttcacaaaaacaaacacaaacttgggactcctatctcaaataataaggtactttttacaggagtcctatctcaaaatatctgcacaacacagtaaacacagtcagagtccaatctcagatgataaaatcacacgaatatccggaagaacaaagcccgactcaacggaagattccaaactccaaataacgacaagttatcagcacaaaacaaagtgcaaataggtaaatacacaggcaccggtaaaaaacaacagaaagaaagtttacaggtgttcgaaacgaattcaatcaaaacttactgcaaaacttatttgacataaaaaactgtcactcattttccaagtattacagtgttgctactataaataggcaaaagatacctaatgttaattcaagaactgcattaatatgttaaatacgtattaaatatcgcaaagttctgtaggtagtaactttattcttgtatttttgtaaatttagttgttcaattttcatttattacttttgttttattacttatatattttttatcgttttaaaatattctactaattctactatggtttctaatggtaattctaaatggagcaatgcgatgaaataaagaagcctcaggttaatagtaacattatatggaaatatattacatctctttttgactcattatacgtcagaacttcttggtttcttgtatggagattactggcactggtgctatctctgtctctcttactctcatacgaaggatctaaaaatgaatttattaatcctggcagttttaataaggataatgagaaactcttatcaaaatattgcattgtcatcggtccttgatacgtgtgcaaagttccaagttgatcagacgtttagaaatcagtgaaaattaagctcaaagattccgttacatacatacatacatacatacaacccaagctaataaaagcgtagtaatgACGTAAATGCgggctgcgggtaaaagctattGAATATGTAACGGCAATATGTCATCGCACTAGGCACCTAAGTACTTATATCATTGATCTCGATGTACTCatattattcatatataatacatacatacatatgttcacgtctatatcccttgcggggtagacagagccaacagtcttgaaaggactgaatggccacgctcagctattcggcttaatgatagaattgagattcaaacagtgacaggttgccagcccatcgcctaaaaaagaatcccaagtttgtaagcctatccctatatAATAAAGCCTTTATTTGCTGACTTTGTACATTATCGGTTAATTACCCAATATAAGCTGATTTAAAGTGAAGTGTGTGCTCTTCGTGCACCAGCAACCAGATCAGGCTGTCCATTAACTATGTCAATACCTCGCACATCGCCTTCCACTCATCGCTATTTTTAGCTGACATGTAATTCATATCGTACCTGGTTAACCGAGCGGTGCTCGGTGGACATGAGAAAAacctttttcttaaaaaaaaaagaccatGAAGaaacactaaaataaaatcggtaaatgtcaaaaaaacctataaaatactgaaaacaaaaattttactgtacATTACCGGGGATCGAACCTAGGAAATCCGATGTGAAAACCAATTGTTTTGACAACAGTTGAATAGTACAggattttattatgatttctgTAGGTTCTTTTCTATGCATAGGGAAAAGTCTAGTccaacaaaatttatatttcatgtaTACAAGTTTATTTCATCTTGTAGgcagaaaatattgaaaattacaGGTGGAATATTGTTATTTCCCAAAATTGTGGCTTTTAATTCAGATTCACACTAATTTCATTTGTAGAtcgcaacagtcttgataaccTCTTCCCAATCAACTTGggatacatttttgtttttataagaaaCTCTTTAGATTGATGTGTAACAGCACCATTATCAAGTTGATATTTGCACAATTTATGTAAAGGTTGCACCAACTGATCTCGATATATAGGATTCCCCTCTAGCTGTGACAGAGCCTCTGCTGCTGTCTCTAGTGTACTTAGACAACCTTCTGTTGGCTGGGTTCTTATTATATAACTGCTTATGGTACTAGTCAACAACTTAACTTGCTTTATATTATGAAGACTTGGACTTGAGGCATATATTCCTTTTGCCTGTGGCCATGTTCCatctatcaaaattaaattataggaTTCCAAATTGTTTTCCAAACATTTTATGTCAACTGCTGTTTTACTTGGGTATAATAAAAGAGTATTTGGTTGATTAATGATATCCTCTAAGTATTCATGTCTTGGTTGTGGAAACTTTTTCCCTTTGTATATAAGGCACTTGTTTTCAGACAAACCCAATTTAAGCATAGGAGCGGTGCGCAAACACCGTTTCTCTTCAGCTGGATGTTGTAAGAGTACAATTCTACTCCTTGGATTCAATCTTTGTGGCGGTAAAGCTGAACACCAGCAAACAACAGTTGGTCGcctgaaaatgtaaaaattattgaattgtCTGCAAATATACTCATATTGCTAACTATTTACACTTCTTGTATGGCCAACCAATGTGATGTAGTGTGATGAGAGAGAGCAGTAGTGTGATAAGTGTCAAAACATGATGCTAAATTTTACCCTGCCTAGATAGGCAAGAAATTCCAAATCAGTATATTTGTTTCTAGTGTTTAGTCTTTCATGAGTAAGATGATTCCAGGGTACTTAACTggaaattacacagatttactgccattaaatgaaatatatttagtttctTACTAAATATTGAAATCAATTTATTGATTGAAGTATTAGCTGAGTATGCAATTAATAGCATACAAATACAGGATTGGAAATGTTACATTAGGATGTTAAAAGGAAATGTCCTAAAGTTACATGTTGCTGGttgtcttaatgatggaacaTTGAGTAAATGAAGAATCCGAGAAGAGAAGCAACTGGGCTGGCAGTGTTTTAATTGGTTCTCTACAAGAAGAGCATGATGGAAGTGCTCCAGCTTTATTTGATcacattaatataaatgttatgtttcACTAACTCGCATTGTTTACACAGGTCTCGCATCATTGGAGGATCAGCAGGTATATTGGACAGATCATCCCAAACTTCTTCCTCCATATTCCATACGTTTATTTCTGAACAATTTTCGTATCATAAAACCATCACTTAGATATGTCACCGGAATCATAAACTGACCCCAACTACAACAATACAGACGTCGTTTGTCTTTTATTTGCCTGTTATGCCTACCACTGtggcaaattatttatttcaaagaaattatttctaaaataaaaagagaaactcGAAACAAAACAAGAAAGGTGACTGACTGTCTGACATTCGCTGACGCTGATTAGTAGTAGCAGCGCACACCGATTGTCAGGTCAACGATGTCTAACTCTTGAGTGattcattataatatataacgaAGATTGcttaaatcattttaattaatcaatatcaatacatataataaaacagtaaaaaattgTCTGTTCATTGAGTatatattcaaaaaaataatttattatggtgaaaaaaaaaaaaatagcaaccgagaatgattttgaaaaaaaagtctgtctgtttgaatgtttgtttgtattgaaagaaaatgcaaataaaaaaaatgagataGTTTTTCTGTACTTGTAATAAGTATGTTGTAAGAGTACAATTCTACTCCTTGGATTCAATCTTTGTGGTGGTAAAGCTGAACACCAGCAAACAACAGTTGGTCGCCTGAAAAtggaaaattattgaattgtCTGCAAATATACTCATATTGCTAACTATTTACACTTCTTGTAAAGAAAatgctaataaaaaaaatttttctgTACTTATTACGTgtgtgaaaataataaaatttaaattaaaacaattgccatatttcaaaatttgataagcaatatatatattttttgatatggCAACTTATTGCTGAAGACAGGAAACAGTatgttttaattgaataattattgaaaaatataattgtataacaAAATGAATATGAATGCTGGCTGATCCAGattggtgaaattaaaatattacgatttctgctgcacggcccgggactgcaggcaaaagtgacacttttgccgggagcaagacttagccgctttgcgggcggtcctttagttagttctaatagatagatatatttagtatcggctgtgcatccgtgcgaagccggggcgggtcgctagtaattaaataataacatttacacAGCTgccttgttttttaaaatcatttttttaactgttcTTATCTAAAATGCGTGTAATATTTGGACCCATTGATCCTGcttcatcactacatagtataaaacaaagtcgctattttagtttgtttgtctgtatgcttaaatctttaaaattacgcaacggattttgatgcggttttgtaacaggtagagtgattcaagaggaaggtttttatgtataactagcgacccgccccggcttcgcacggatgcacagccgatactaaatatatctatatctctagcaaagcggctaactaagtcttgctcccggcaaaagtgtcacttctgcctgcagtcccgggccgtgcagcagaaatcgtaatattttaatttcaccacaactttaaaaccaaacgtccaattttaatcattcaaagaccaaatattatctacataaactgttcttattgatgaaattatttattttgataaggattaatagcatgagtaaaaaaaacgcgtttaaatgtagaccaaaaaaattcaagatttttaaataaaaatgtggttgttgtgcctcactcgacatagataagtatagtgtgtcgcggacttttttgtagatatttataagatctacaattaattaaaacattttatggttctatcttttgtagtttaggcagcgtacgcaaaataagtaactttttggttgatttttttcagtttgtgtccgaaaaatccaaatatattacggaaccctatttttttccgaaataaaatatagtctatgttactcgtggataatgtagctttcgaatggtgaaagaatttttaaaatcggtccagtagtttttgagcctattcattacaaccaaacaaacaaacaaacaaagttttcctcttcctccatctattaaataatggagaaatactgttattttcagGGTTTCTAATGTGGTGTCGTAAATTCTTACATTTCTTGCCGCTTACATTGCGTACGCAGGCTTAACCTGAcaggatttataaaaataatgtactaagtattatttattgtataatacataataatttttttccgaatttcgCACCCGTGCGacgccggggcgggtcgctagtctaatatatttaaacgagcaattcttgtatatatataatcaggatctcggaaacggctccaacgattttcatgaaagttacagattaggggcttttcggctcaaggtcctaggttcgagaaaagctcggttcccaagatatataaacattttaaaaaccgcgttttaagaaactatatcagcgccatctctggtagaccgagcaaagctcggtcaaccgggtACTAACCACTTAACCGATCTTGATATTTTGCATAAGCTACATAATGTTAAAGTGGTGGTATGCAGTACAGTACAGAAAAGGAAATAGGATGATTTGAACTTTTTTGATTATTGTGAAAATGCGTTGGAAAACattaatgcaataaaaaaacaaagataagGATTGAGTGGATCAGATTGGATTGTAATTAGATGAACAGCAGGGTTCAACCGACGACTGTCGTTTGCCCGACAGAAGGAAAAAATACACTATTTAATTCGTATCAATGtacaatagatggcgttggttCCTTTTGATTGATTGTCCGTATATACATTTTACTAACAAtacagtaatattttatttattgacaaaagatttatttaaattaaactttattgcaatgTTTCTACTTAAGTGCTTTAACTAAAGTTGCTTATTTATGAATTATCAATAAAAGTGTTGAAAAACGACAGCCCAGTCTGTGACGACGCCATTTTGCGCCgcatttcatacatatattttagaaataaagctGGTAGTATGTGCTACATCCCTTTCTTTTTTGTTGACTCTCATATGAAGGAAAGAGTAGGCTGCATTATGATATAACTTTCTCCTTTGGGTGTgtaatataggtacctatgaaGAGAATTTTTATTCGTATAATTTGTAAACATGGAGGCCAAGTGTTATTGGTGGAGTCTAAAGTGAAGCACTAACGATTGTATTCTACAGTTTTGATACAGTTTAACTATACCAAggtaaataattcaattcCTAAAATGTCCGAAAATACATCTATCCTTCCAAGACTCTTgttttttctgtaatttatCAAGTAATGAATGCAAACGTATGCACTTATTTGGCGCCAATGTTCCGAAAGACCGTTattctctttatttattacaattccAGAATTGTTATCCATTTTAtcctttatttgtatgtaatttactcttattattttataagatatCCTTTTGTAAAGACATTTCCGTGTGATAATATAAACAGGTCTTACGAGTGTCGTCAGATCTGTCATTCTACCGAATTGCTTTCGGAGTCAAATTAGATATTCTCAAATTTCATATTTGATTGCCATTATAAAGTGTTGATTGTGTTGTTTTTCAGATTGCAATCATGTGTGCCAGTATCCCGTAACTGAAATGacgatttttttgtgtttttatttggaaacaTCTTGACCAACCTTGAAGTAAGTGCTGTATTCTTTGCTCTTATTATAGCgtcataacataataataccTACGAAACATACGCTTATCTTAATTCCTGAAATCATGAGGGTATTTTTGATATTGCTGCAAGTAAACATAGTGGTATTGGTTCCCTTATGTgttgatttaaaaacaaacttgTCCCTGAATAGCTATAGAGTTCATAGCTGTATCAAGATAAAGATTGTTTTCTAtcaaatgtaattttgaaCCTTTTTGTTTTAGATATGGGCATGGAGTTGCCGAAAACTCCTGGCTCCAGTGGTGAATCGGATTCCAACAGCGACTCTGAGGTAGTGTGTTTTAATCAACCTTTCTGAATAAATCCTTCAGTCAAATACATGGCTACTAGACAAAATATAGGAAGAAAGGATATAACATCATTGTCTTAAAACAACAGCTTCTCATGTTTTGACTGAGAGAGAGATGTAATAATACAatacgttgttgaagaaaatgcagtgcagtttgttaccgcttcttctgcactgacgccttggaagcggcagtaaacttagtttttaagtaatttatttgacatcaaccaatgttgttaaaccatacgttttgacaattattaagcgatatatagtatactatagtaattaataaaaattttgaatttgaataccatttttcttatatatgtatcatGTAGTCATTTGGATTAATTTGACAggtgtttaataatttatatcactttttatacttattattacaaatatgtatCTTGTTGTATCTAGATTTTACAAaaccttaattattttttacagaacaGCAGTTCAAGTGATTCCTCAGTCAGTGACTGGGAGTGCTCCAGCAACAAACAGAGTACTGCACGCAAACCTCATTTCTCAGTCACATCCTGCGATACTGGTTTAAAACTCAAAATTGCAGCAATTCCACCCAGGAAAGTTGCACCAAAAAAATTGGGTGTAAAACCTTCAGTTAAAAAGAAACCTCTAGAAGTGACAAAGCTTTCAAAGGCTAAGGAGAAACcggttttaaagaaaaaaggcAAATCTCAACTCTCTGATACATCTTCAAGTTCTGAATCTTGTAAATGTTCATCGAATTCATCAAGTGATGATGATATACCACTGAAAACAGTCTCTAAGACATTACTACCAAAAGCATCTCCACAAAAGACTCCCGTGAAAAGTTCTAAGGGTGAAAGTGAGGAAGATGAGAGAAGTGAGAAAGACAATAACAAGGACAAGCAAAGTGCTTCAAAGACTAATGTTGTGAAAAAGATTAAAAGTGATGATGTTAACCAAGATGCTGTTGCAAAGAGGGGACGTGGCAGGCCTAAGACCaaggtaagtacctatgtagttgtagcgggagcgatgattgcTGGTGACCAaatggaagatcttccgccaggcttggtgtgatgcctggggaacctgGGCTTCCACGATGTTGTGTCGCAGGTTTTATATATACTCCAATCCataaaatctttgcttgcgtgATTTAGACTTTTAGCTGTTTTGACTGATAGTGTtgcactattttatttttgtgacttgtggagTGCAGATGTCGCCACATTGTAAATACCTTCTCTGCAGGCATAAAGTTTACTAGCTGTTAACCACAgttcaaaatttcaaagaaagaaagaaaaattaataacagcTACTGGCATGCCCATAGTTTGCAAGTGCTAGTTTTGCAGCAGTACCTTGACTAAATCCACTGAAAAAGCAAAAGACCATATGCAAATACAGGTTTACTtgcaaaagtattttaaaaattgtacacaTATCAAAAACATCATTACACAGTTTTGAAAGTACTCAACATTCTTGATATCCAAAATGTCATTTACACTTTAAGGAAGAACCAATACTActaatatcctactactattataaaggcgaaagtttgtatggatgtatggatgtttgttactctttcacgcaaaaactactgaccgattaccatgaaatttggtatgtaggtagctgaagacccagaataacacataggctactttttatcccagatttcccgcgggattgataaggtttccatgcggacgaagtcgcgggcggcctctagtatattataaatgcgaaagtttgtgagtatgcaagtatggatgtttgttactttttcacgtaaaaactactgaaccgattacgataaaatttggtatgtaggtagctgaagacccagaataacatataggcttctTTTATCGCGGAGTTCCCGCAGGATTGATTCTACGCgtacaaagtcgcgggcgacctctagcttgacataatttaaaaaagtaccaGTTGTTATGGAATCGTTTGCCCGGTAGACCCGCAGCTCTCCTTGTTCCCAAAGATGCCCCTAATTAGCGGCAGGAATAAGTAAAATACAGAAGATTGCAAAATGCGGTCTTTACTTTTCCACTGACAAACGAaaacaccaaaaaaaaaacactattcaaaaaatgacattaaaaataaggaaatattTCGAAACAACCTTTTTGCGCATCCCCAACACCAGTACTACCTATAgctggtaaaaaaaaaacggttaGGTACCAAACCAACCGACTTATCGCCTAGATAGGAAAgacgtatttttaatttaattttcaattatttttagcttTGTAGTGCTTTTACCAGTTAgttcttttgaatttttttatatattcataatttgatatcggaaaaaataatttaccacACTTTTTATCCATATACGTATGGTACGTACCTACTTGATATccaaatacataatttacactaagaaagtaattattaacaaaattcatagaaaaaacaaaatcatcaCCGAAAATCATTgaaaattgataaaacaaaaaaataaactgacaAATTTGATATCCAAAATATCATTTACACGGTTTTGTGATATTGTTAATTTCTTAGCTTTTGgagtaataaaaatgattttaaggCTAATTTTACAAACACATTACACATGATCAGATCGCCGCAATTACAATACAAATCGATTCCATAAGAACATTGAACATCGAAATGTACACGAAAAgcaattgaataattaacGGGTAATTAACAAAGCTCGATTTATAAAGTGAGTCATCATGACTAAGGTCATAAAGGCATAGTCAGACAGTGTTATTGCTTCTATgcttagaaatatatttttgaagtatGTACTTATCAggtatcccttgcggaatagacatggaaaaaaatcttgaaaaggctgaaaggccacgttcagatgtatggcttaatgatggaattggaagccaataaaacaatataaaatttttatgtgaatGACTTGTGTGATCAATCCAGAACAGAGTTGCCGTTGCCGTGTGATAAAAGGCGTTCGAGGACAACGTCACCCTTCTCAATAACTTACTGGGGGACGAAATATCTTTGGAATATTACTTACTTGCTCTTTTGTTGGTTTAATCTAGTCcagttttttttcaatgtgGTTCTTTATTCTTGTTTACCACACACCCTTCTCGATGAATGAATTGTAACAAGTCTGTTGAGCAATAATTccctataatttattaaatatgtcGTGTC from Amyelois transitella isolate CPQ chromosome 16, ilAmyTran1.1, whole genome shotgun sequence carries:
- the LOC106129750 gene encoding tRNA-uridine aminocarboxypropyltransferase 2, translating into MEEEVWDDLSNIPADPPMMRDLCKQCERPTVVCWCSALPPQRLNPRSRIVLLQHPAEEKRCLRTAPMLKLGLSENKCLIYKGKKFPQPRHEYLEDIINQPNTLLLYPSKTAVDIKCLENNLESYNLILIDGTWPQAKGIYASSPSLHNIKQVKLLTSTISSYIIRTQPTEGCLSTLETAAEALSQLEGNPIYRDQLVQPLHKLCKYQLDNGAVTHQSKEFLIKTKMYPKLIGKRLSRLLRSTNEISVNLN